The following proteins are co-located in the Periplaneta americana isolate PAMFEO1 chromosome 12, P.americana_PAMFEO1_priV1, whole genome shotgun sequence genome:
- the LOC138710863 gene encoding uncharacterized protein isoform X3, with protein sequence MTVGSSLMAGLLSTISTMGRGWKNYSDADRNVVAVNTTSAATTTSMTSATLAIDTVATTSETGTSQENIASVNTCGGKKAFEPNSSQTNCNHSSPEAAAEEENDTVCIHYDTFGSDSNDIKERIQFQVRKEEENDEENEETVIENWYDALEEGKEDSEQNKNFMKNKYGETNSKETLHGKANAINALVYQTNGIREIKEEIPYDWKDPIPKSQEVPPKEISYWQPLIIPPLESLECSRRTQTSRKGHAKNKRKFSSERSGSTNYYNGNVDYSQSSGRRGQDAISTNSFGQTYFQNRSREFDTASTPPKFMRSISNCRDGGTSLYTKGKLEDSFRFNGQGHTQYQYFGQNVALYRDSQNELAVSASQTSGANAFPSDGNNNIVWPSTCFASDRYLGFPIAREEEKYSRSLQEISYDHYRDDTENPGESYEWQYNFSSNLHNREEATNEGRPCDLPQTVNSQEDAPNIQGSSGWQYDFSNLSSESAALKQTKLYREQPSFSDILYDQIDAENEAESFGQQYDLSNLSFSQKETTNNTESSEQQYILYDLLRARETARKAENFQGKPGFHFLFGYGNPARRAPLSQWQYNSSAIFQGGTGNKTDLMLNRGESGNYTNDNHRQYHGQKQTGLEKNSAVSYKQSLVSRQDIYVFLLKMALTAPKKWNVGNQKSSDESNGQKRKKGDKCLPGIFRKETNQNDSTKETMDIKEKNEGNGPSQTGAADSTAEIFGAIGSERRYRRSSNDIQFSLFTSPLQQESGRDDGLGDFYPQWPLSPTLSKASNEVIMYNGRNILDLGQNIRDPSWQLNTPQMDVQNLSMFIDNRSTYHRLSKFAFNDDPSLWVICSNCKMRFPVFE encoded by the exons CAATGGGACGGGGATGGAAGAATTATTCGGATGCTGATCGAAACGTAGTGGCAGTTAATAccacttctgctgctactaccacaTCAATGACCTCTGCGACCTTAGCCATTGACACTGTTGCTACAACATCTGAAACTGGTACCTCTCAAGAAAACATTGCATCTGTCAACACATGCGGAGGAAAGAAGGCATTTGAACCTAATAGCAGCCAGACCAATTGCAATCACTCCTCTCCAGAAGCCGCAGCGGAAGAAGAAAATGACACAGTATGTATCCATTATGATACATTCGGCTCAGATAGTAACGATATTAAAGAAAGGATTCAGTTTCAGGTAAGGAAAGAAGAGGAGAACGACGAGGAAAATGAAGAGACAGTAATAGAAAACTGGTATGACGCGCTGGAGGAAGGGAAAGAAGACTCAGAACAGAATAAGaactttatgaaaaataaatatggcGAAACTAACTCGAAAGAAACATTACATGGAAAAGCTAACGCAATAAATGCTTTGGTATATCAGACTAATGggataagagaaataaaagaagaaattccATACGACTGGAAGGATCCCATTCCTAAAAGTCAAGAGGTCCCTCCGAAGGAGATATCCTACTGGCAGCCTCTGATAATACCACCTTTAGAAAGTCTCGAATGTAGTCGTAGAACTCAGACGTCGCGCAAAGGACATGCGAAAAACAAGCGAAAATTTTCTTCTGAACGAAGTGGTTCTACCAATTACTATAACGGAAATGTAGACTATAGTCAGTCTTCTGGACGCAGAGGACAAGATGCAATCTCCACAAACTCATTCGGTCAAACTTACTTCCAGAATAGATCACGTGAGTTTGATACAGCTTCTACACCTCCAAAGTTCATGCGGAGCATCTCAAACTGCCGAGATGGTGGAACATCTTTATATACTAAAGGTAAACTAGAAGATTCCTTCAGATTTAACGGACAAGGTCATACTCAATATCAGTATTTTGGACAGAATGTCGCTTTATACAGGGATTCACAGAATGAACTTGCTGTTTCTGCTTCTCAGACCTCTGGAGCTAACGCTTTTCCGTCTGATGGAAATAACAACATCGTTTGGCCATCTACTTGCTTCGCCTCAGACAGATACCTGGGTTTTCCTATTGCTCGTGAGGAGGAGAAATATTCTCGCAGTTTGCAGGAAATCTCTTATGATCATTACAGAGATGATACTGAAAACCCGGGAGAGAGCTATGAATGGCAGTACAATTTCTCAAGTAACTTGCACAATAGAGAAGAAGCAACAAACGAGGGAAGACCATGCGACTTGCCCCAAACCGTGAACAGTCAAGAAGATGCTCCAAATATTCAGGGAAGTTCTGGATGGCAATATGACTTCTCCAACTTATCTAGTGAAAGTGCTGCTCTCAAACAAACAAAGCTGTATAGGGAGCAACCAAGCTTCTCCGATATTTTATATGATCAAatagatgcggaaaatgaggcagAGAGCTTTGGACAGCAATACGACTTATCTAATCTGTCGTTCAGTCAGAAAGAGACTACAAATAATACAGAGAGCTCTGAGCAGCAGTACATCTTATATGATCTGTTGCGCGCTCGAGAAACTgcgagaaaggcagaaaattttCAAGGGAAACCTGGCTTCCATTTCTTGTTCGGCTATGGAAACCCTGCAAGAAGGGCACCGCTCTCGCAGTGGCAGTACAACTCTTCCGCTATCTTCCAAGGAGGGACAGGAAATAAAACTGATCTGATGTTGAATAGGGGAGAGTCTGGAAACTACACGAATGATAATCATCGGCAGTACCACGGTCAAAAACAAACTGGACTCGAAAAGAATTCCGCCGTCTCATACAAACAATCTTTAGTTTCTCGGCAGGACATATATGTATTTCTGCTGAAGATGGCACTTACTGCGCCAAAAAAATGGAATGTAGGAAATCAAAAATCATCAGATGAATCCAATGGACAGAAGCGAAAGAAAGGAGACAAATGCCTACCTGGAATATTTCGAAAGGAAACAAATCAGAATGACAGTACTAAAGAAACTATGGATATTAAAGAGAAGAATGAAGGAAATGGCCCCAGTCAGACTGGGGCGGCAGATAGCACTGCAGAAATATTTGGAGCTATTGGGAGTGAACGACGATATCGTCGCTCCTCAAACGATATACAGTTTTCTCTGTTCACCTCTCCACTGCAGCAAGAGTCTGGAAGAGATGATGGTTTAGGAGACTTCTACCCTCAATGGCCGCTGTCTCCAACTTTAAGCAAAGCATCAAATGAG GTGATTATGTACAACGGTCGCAACATTCTGGATCTTGGACAGAATATCAGGGATCCATCATGGCAATTAAATACTCCTCAAATGGATGTACAGAATCTATCTATGTTCAT
- the LOC138710863 gene encoding uncharacterized protein isoform X1, giving the protein MCHCAIMLLNSYSNHKNEDFNWSIRTWKSYDDFCIKQHKTKTAMGRGWKNYSDADRNVVAVNTTSAATTTSMTSATLAIDTVATTSETGTSQENIASVNTCGGKKAFEPNSSQTNCNHSSPEAAAEEENDTVCIHYDTFGSDSNDIKERIQFQVRKEEENDEENEETVIENWYDALEEGKEDSEQNKNFMKNKYGETNSKETLHGKANAINALVYQTNGIREIKEEIPYDWKDPIPKSQEVPPKEISYWQPLIIPPLESLECSRRTQTSRKGHAKNKRKFSSERSGSTNYYNGNVDYSQSSGRRGQDAISTNSFGQTYFQNRSREFDTASTPPKFMRSISNCRDGGTSLYTKGKLEDSFRFNGQGHTQYQYFGQNVALYRDSQNELAVSASQTSGANAFPSDGNNNIVWPSTCFASDRYLGFPIAREEEKYSRSLQEISYDHYRDDTENPGESYEWQYNFSSNLHNREEATNEGRPCDLPQTVNSQEDAPNIQGSSGWQYDFSNLSSESAALKQTKLYREQPSFSDILYDQIDAENEAESFGQQYDLSNLSFSQKETTNNTESSEQQYILYDLLRARETARKAENFQGKPGFHFLFGYGNPARRAPLSQWQYNSSAIFQGGTGNKTDLMLNRGESGNYTNDNHRQYHGQKQTGLEKNSAVSYKQSLVSRQDIYVFLLKMALTAPKKWNVGNQKSSDESNGQKRKKGDKCLPGIFRKETNQNDSTKETMDIKEKNEGNGPSQTGAADSTAEIFGAIGSERRYRRSSNDIQFSLFTSPLQQESGRDDGLGDFYPQWPLSPTLSKASNEVIMYNGRNILDLGQNIRDPSWQLNTPQMDVQNLSMFIDNRSTYHRLSKFAFNDDPSLWVICSNCKMRFPVFE; this is encoded by the exons CAATGGGACGGGGATGGAAGAATTATTCGGATGCTGATCGAAACGTAGTGGCAGTTAATAccacttctgctgctactaccacaTCAATGACCTCTGCGACCTTAGCCATTGACACTGTTGCTACAACATCTGAAACTGGTACCTCTCAAGAAAACATTGCATCTGTCAACACATGCGGAGGAAAGAAGGCATTTGAACCTAATAGCAGCCAGACCAATTGCAATCACTCCTCTCCAGAAGCCGCAGCGGAAGAAGAAAATGACACAGTATGTATCCATTATGATACATTCGGCTCAGATAGTAACGATATTAAAGAAAGGATTCAGTTTCAGGTAAGGAAAGAAGAGGAGAACGACGAGGAAAATGAAGAGACAGTAATAGAAAACTGGTATGACGCGCTGGAGGAAGGGAAAGAAGACTCAGAACAGAATAAGaactttatgaaaaataaatatggcGAAACTAACTCGAAAGAAACATTACATGGAAAAGCTAACGCAATAAATGCTTTGGTATATCAGACTAATGggataagagaaataaaagaagaaattccATACGACTGGAAGGATCCCATTCCTAAAAGTCAAGAGGTCCCTCCGAAGGAGATATCCTACTGGCAGCCTCTGATAATACCACCTTTAGAAAGTCTCGAATGTAGTCGTAGAACTCAGACGTCGCGCAAAGGACATGCGAAAAACAAGCGAAAATTTTCTTCTGAACGAAGTGGTTCTACCAATTACTATAACGGAAATGTAGACTATAGTCAGTCTTCTGGACGCAGAGGACAAGATGCAATCTCCACAAACTCATTCGGTCAAACTTACTTCCAGAATAGATCACGTGAGTTTGATACAGCTTCTACACCTCCAAAGTTCATGCGGAGCATCTCAAACTGCCGAGATGGTGGAACATCTTTATATACTAAAGGTAAACTAGAAGATTCCTTCAGATTTAACGGACAAGGTCATACTCAATATCAGTATTTTGGACAGAATGTCGCTTTATACAGGGATTCACAGAATGAACTTGCTGTTTCTGCTTCTCAGACCTCTGGAGCTAACGCTTTTCCGTCTGATGGAAATAACAACATCGTTTGGCCATCTACTTGCTTCGCCTCAGACAGATACCTGGGTTTTCCTATTGCTCGTGAGGAGGAGAAATATTCTCGCAGTTTGCAGGAAATCTCTTATGATCATTACAGAGATGATACTGAAAACCCGGGAGAGAGCTATGAATGGCAGTACAATTTCTCAAGTAACTTGCACAATAGAGAAGAAGCAACAAACGAGGGAAGACCATGCGACTTGCCCCAAACCGTGAACAGTCAAGAAGATGCTCCAAATATTCAGGGAAGTTCTGGATGGCAATATGACTTCTCCAACTTATCTAGTGAAAGTGCTGCTCTCAAACAAACAAAGCTGTATAGGGAGCAACCAAGCTTCTCCGATATTTTATATGATCAAatagatgcggaaaatgaggcagAGAGCTTTGGACAGCAATACGACTTATCTAATCTGTCGTTCAGTCAGAAAGAGACTACAAATAATACAGAGAGCTCTGAGCAGCAGTACATCTTATATGATCTGTTGCGCGCTCGAGAAACTgcgagaaaggcagaaaattttCAAGGGAAACCTGGCTTCCATTTCTTGTTCGGCTATGGAAACCCTGCAAGAAGGGCACCGCTCTCGCAGTGGCAGTACAACTCTTCCGCTATCTTCCAAGGAGGGACAGGAAATAAAACTGATCTGATGTTGAATAGGGGAGAGTCTGGAAACTACACGAATGATAATCATCGGCAGTACCACGGTCAAAAACAAACTGGACTCGAAAAGAATTCCGCCGTCTCATACAAACAATCTTTAGTTTCTCGGCAGGACATATATGTATTTCTGCTGAAGATGGCACTTACTGCGCCAAAAAAATGGAATGTAGGAAATCAAAAATCATCAGATGAATCCAATGGACAGAAGCGAAAGAAAGGAGACAAATGCCTACCTGGAATATTTCGAAAGGAAACAAATCAGAATGACAGTACTAAAGAAACTATGGATATTAAAGAGAAGAATGAAGGAAATGGCCCCAGTCAGACTGGGGCGGCAGATAGCACTGCAGAAATATTTGGAGCTATTGGGAGTGAACGACGATATCGTCGCTCCTCAAACGATATACAGTTTTCTCTGTTCACCTCTCCACTGCAGCAAGAGTCTGGAAGAGATGATGGTTTAGGAGACTTCTACCCTCAATGGCCGCTGTCTCCAACTTTAAGCAAAGCATCAAATGAG GTGATTATGTACAACGGTCGCAACATTCTGGATCTTGGACAGAATATCAGGGATCCATCATGGCAATTAAATACTCCTCAAATGGATGTACAGAATCTATCTATGTTCAT
- the LOC138710863 gene encoding uncharacterized protein isoform X2: MCHCAIMLLNSYSNHKNEDFNWSIRTWKSYDDFCIKQHKTKTAMGRGWKNYSDADRNVVAVNTTSAATTTSMTSATLAIDTVATTSETGTSQENIASVNTCGGKKAFEPNSSQTNCNHSSPEAAAEEENDTVCIHYDTFGSDSNDIKERIQFQVRKEEENDEENEETVIENWYDALEEGKEDSEQNKNFMKNKYGETNSKETLHGKANAINALVYQTNGIREIKEEIPYDWKDPIPKSQEVPPKEISYWQPLIIPPLESLECSRRTQTSRKGHAKNKRKFSSERSGSTNYYNGNVDYSQSSGRRGQDAISTNSFGQTYFQNRSREFDTASTPPKFMRSISNCRDGGTSLYTKGKLEDSFRFNGQGHTQYQYFGQNVALYRDSQNELAVSASQTSGANAFPSDGNNNIVWPSTCFASDRYLGFPIAREEEKYSRSLQEISYDHYRDDTENPGESYEWQYNFSSNLHNREEATNEGRPCDLPQTVNSQEDAPNIQGSSGWQYDFSNLSSESAALKQTKLYREQPSFSDILYDQIDAENEAESFGQQYDLSNLSFSQKETTNNTESSEQQYILYDLLRARETARKAENFQGKPGFHFLFGYGNPARRAPLSQWQYNSSAIFQGGTGNKTDLMLNRGESGNYTNDNHRQYHGQKQTGLEKNSAVSYKQSLVSRQDIYVFLLKMALTAPKKWNVGNQKSSDESNGQKRKKGDKCLPGIFRKETNQNDSTKETMDIKEKNEGNGPSQTGAADSTAEIFGAIGSERRYRRSSNDIQFSLFTSPLQQESGRDDGLGDFYPQWPLSPTLSKASNEVIMYNGRNILDLGQNIRDPSWQLNTPQMDVQNLSMFIDNRSTYHRLSKFAFNDDPSLWVSDMQQL, translated from the exons CAATGGGACGGGGATGGAAGAATTATTCGGATGCTGATCGAAACGTAGTGGCAGTTAATAccacttctgctgctactaccacaTCAATGACCTCTGCGACCTTAGCCATTGACACTGTTGCTACAACATCTGAAACTGGTACCTCTCAAGAAAACATTGCATCTGTCAACACATGCGGAGGAAAGAAGGCATTTGAACCTAATAGCAGCCAGACCAATTGCAATCACTCCTCTCCAGAAGCCGCAGCGGAAGAAGAAAATGACACAGTATGTATCCATTATGATACATTCGGCTCAGATAGTAACGATATTAAAGAAAGGATTCAGTTTCAGGTAAGGAAAGAAGAGGAGAACGACGAGGAAAATGAAGAGACAGTAATAGAAAACTGGTATGACGCGCTGGAGGAAGGGAAAGAAGACTCAGAACAGAATAAGaactttatgaaaaataaatatggcGAAACTAACTCGAAAGAAACATTACATGGAAAAGCTAACGCAATAAATGCTTTGGTATATCAGACTAATGggataagagaaataaaagaagaaattccATACGACTGGAAGGATCCCATTCCTAAAAGTCAAGAGGTCCCTCCGAAGGAGATATCCTACTGGCAGCCTCTGATAATACCACCTTTAGAAAGTCTCGAATGTAGTCGTAGAACTCAGACGTCGCGCAAAGGACATGCGAAAAACAAGCGAAAATTTTCTTCTGAACGAAGTGGTTCTACCAATTACTATAACGGAAATGTAGACTATAGTCAGTCTTCTGGACGCAGAGGACAAGATGCAATCTCCACAAACTCATTCGGTCAAACTTACTTCCAGAATAGATCACGTGAGTTTGATACAGCTTCTACACCTCCAAAGTTCATGCGGAGCATCTCAAACTGCCGAGATGGTGGAACATCTTTATATACTAAAGGTAAACTAGAAGATTCCTTCAGATTTAACGGACAAGGTCATACTCAATATCAGTATTTTGGACAGAATGTCGCTTTATACAGGGATTCACAGAATGAACTTGCTGTTTCTGCTTCTCAGACCTCTGGAGCTAACGCTTTTCCGTCTGATGGAAATAACAACATCGTTTGGCCATCTACTTGCTTCGCCTCAGACAGATACCTGGGTTTTCCTATTGCTCGTGAGGAGGAGAAATATTCTCGCAGTTTGCAGGAAATCTCTTATGATCATTACAGAGATGATACTGAAAACCCGGGAGAGAGCTATGAATGGCAGTACAATTTCTCAAGTAACTTGCACAATAGAGAAGAAGCAACAAACGAGGGAAGACCATGCGACTTGCCCCAAACCGTGAACAGTCAAGAAGATGCTCCAAATATTCAGGGAAGTTCTGGATGGCAATATGACTTCTCCAACTTATCTAGTGAAAGTGCTGCTCTCAAACAAACAAAGCTGTATAGGGAGCAACCAAGCTTCTCCGATATTTTATATGATCAAatagatgcggaaaatgaggcagAGAGCTTTGGACAGCAATACGACTTATCTAATCTGTCGTTCAGTCAGAAAGAGACTACAAATAATACAGAGAGCTCTGAGCAGCAGTACATCTTATATGATCTGTTGCGCGCTCGAGAAACTgcgagaaaggcagaaaattttCAAGGGAAACCTGGCTTCCATTTCTTGTTCGGCTATGGAAACCCTGCAAGAAGGGCACCGCTCTCGCAGTGGCAGTACAACTCTTCCGCTATCTTCCAAGGAGGGACAGGAAATAAAACTGATCTGATGTTGAATAGGGGAGAGTCTGGAAACTACACGAATGATAATCATCGGCAGTACCACGGTCAAAAACAAACTGGACTCGAAAAGAATTCCGCCGTCTCATACAAACAATCTTTAGTTTCTCGGCAGGACATATATGTATTTCTGCTGAAGATGGCACTTACTGCGCCAAAAAAATGGAATGTAGGAAATCAAAAATCATCAGATGAATCCAATGGACAGAAGCGAAAGAAAGGAGACAAATGCCTACCTGGAATATTTCGAAAGGAAACAAATCAGAATGACAGTACTAAAGAAACTATGGATATTAAAGAGAAGAATGAAGGAAATGGCCCCAGTCAGACTGGGGCGGCAGATAGCACTGCAGAAATATTTGGAGCTATTGGGAGTGAACGACGATATCGTCGCTCCTCAAACGATATACAGTTTTCTCTGTTCACCTCTCCACTGCAGCAAGAGTCTGGAAGAGATGATGGTTTAGGAGACTTCTACCCTCAATGGCCGCTGTCTCCAACTTTAAGCAAAGCATCAAATGAG GTGATTATGTACAACGGTCGCAACATTCTGGATCTTGGACAGAATATCAGGGATCCATCATGGCAATTAAATACTCCTCAAATGGATGTACAGAATCTATCTATGTTCAT